The DNA segment ATACAGTGAAGAATCATTATCGTAGTTTTCCATATCAGCACGCATAATGTCTGCTGTGTACTGTGCAATCTCAATCCCTGTTTTGAAACGGTTTTGAGCACGCATACGCGCCGTATATTCTGGGTTAATTGCAGCCCATTTAGAACCTTGTTCAGCTTTTAATGTAGCAACCGTATCGATATCATTTGTGTATGTAGACATTTTTATTCCCTTAATAATTATTTTAATACTTGATACAACAAGAACACAGCGGGATAAACTAACCCCGCCCTATTCCAAAAATTTCTAATCTAAGAAATCGTAACCTGGAAGGGTTAAGAACTCAGCAAGATGATCACTGGTTGTTAGCTCTTCAAACAGTTTTGACGCTTCAGCAAAACGGCTATTTTCGTAAGCTTCAACACCAATTTCTTCATCGCGAATAACCACAAGTTCTTCTTGTAATAATTGGCAGAACAATTCTTTGGTCACAACTTTACCGTTGCTTAATGTTTTGCCGTGTTGGATCCATTGCCAAATTGATGCGCGAGAGATTTCAGCTGTTGCCGCATCTTCCATTAGGCCGTAGATAGGCACACAACCATTACCCGAGATCCATGCTTCTAAGTAACGAACACCAATACGGATATTTAAACGCATGCCTGTTTCAGTACGTTCGCCATCACACGGTTGTAATAATTCAGCCGCAGTAACAGGTGCATCATCTGCACGACTTACTTGAAGTTGGTTAGCATTACCTTCACCAATGTATTCGTTCATCACGCCCATCGCGGTATCAGCCAGTCCAGGGTGAGCAACCCAAGTACCGTCATGACCATTTTGTGCTTCTAAGGTCTTATCTGCGGTTACTTTGGTTAATACTTTATCGTTTTCTTCTGCTGTTTTAGCTGGAATGAATGCAGCCATACCGCCCATAGCAAGAGCACCACGTTTGTGACATGTTTTGATTAACAAACGTGAGTAAGCGCTAAGGAAAGTTTTATCCATCGTCACTGAATGACGATCTGGCAGTACACGGTCAGCATGCTTACGCAGTGTTTTAATGTAGCTAAAGATGTAATCCCAACGACCGCAGTTAAGGGCAACAATGTGCTCTTTCATGCTATATAGAATTTCTTCCATTTCAAATACAGCTGGGATAGTTTCAATCAGTAGTGTTGCTTTGATCGTACCGCGATCTAGGTTTACTTTGTCTTCTGCATAGCTAAATACTTCACTCCACCATTTAGATTCATGATGACTTTGTAATTTAGGAACATAGAAATAAGGGCCCGCGCCTTTCGCTAATAATGCTTCGTAGTTATTCGAGAAGAACAGTGCGAAATCAACCAAGCAACCCGGTACAATTTTACCGTTAAAAGTGATGTGTTTTTCTGGCAGGTGCAGACCACGTACACGACAGATAAGCGTCGCTGGATCTTCATCTAAAGTATAGTGTTTACCGTTAGCAGGGTTGGTATATTCAATTGTACCGTTTACTGCATCACGTAAGTTAACTTGTCCATCGAGTACGCCCGCCCATGTTGGTGCGAATGAATCTTCAAAGTCAGCCATAAATACTTTAACGCGTGCGTTGAGGGCGTTGATCACCATTTTACGGTCAACTGGACCTGTAATTTCTACGCGACGGTCTTGTAGTTTTGCAGGGATACCCTGAATCTGCCAGTCACCGTCACGGATATGGGCAGTTTCTGGTAGAAAGTCTGGTAATTCACCAGCATCCATACGTGCTTGTTTTTTCACGCGTTGGTTTAGTAACTCATCAACTTGAGGAGCGAACTTTTCGACTAACTCAGTCAACAAAGCAACTGCTGCAGGATTTAGGATCTGTTGTTGTTCTTGGTTGATTTCCCCATGGAAAATCAGAGAACCTGTTTCATGAGACTGGGTATTGGCAGTCATAGTTTCACTCCGTTGAAATATGTGTATTGACGACAATTCGACACTATTTAAACGCTGGAAAAATTACGTCCCAATGTTTTAAACATGTGTACGAATTGCTTTCTCTAACTACACATTGCAACAAGTTTGCAATAAATGCAACACATTTCACACTGATGACACAGTGTCAAATTAAAGCGTTTCGCTTTCTTAAAAATCACCTAATAGTGAAGCGAAACACACTTTCAAATGAAGCTACTATTGACCAAGCTAATTAGCTGATTGTTGATGTAACCCAATCCGTTACATCGTTAAATACCGCATTCGCATTCGACTCGTTGAGCATCTCATGACGGCCATCGGGGTAAAGTTTGCACTGCACGTTATCACAACCATTATTTATTATATGTTGCTCTAATGCTAATACGCCTTTGCCCTGTAAACCAACCGGATCTTTATCACCACTAAAAATATAGATTGGTAATTGCTTGGGGATCTTGGCTATTGCTGATTTTTGGCTAATGGTGATTAACCCTGACATAAAATCTAACCAAAATTGTGGCGAACACGGAAAACCACAGTAATCATCATTGATATATTTATCAACTTGCACCGGATCACGACTTAACCAGTCAAATGCAGTGCGCGTCGGTTTGAATTTACTATTGAAGGCGCCAAAAGAAATAAAATCTAAAAAGCGGCTTGGGGATCTCGCGCCAATACGTATTTTTTCGATTTTACTGATCAAGCTGGCCAATTTATATAAGATTGGATTTTGGTAATTAGAGCCACTGAGTATTAATCCACTCAGCTTGCTGCCATGCAAGATCGCATATTGCTGGGCAATGAAAGAGCCCATGCTGTGACCGAATAATACTAAGGGTACAGCATGACGCTTAGTCACATCATCAACGATAACATCGAGATCGCTGATCACTTTTTGCCAACCGTTATCATCGGCGTAATGGCCTAATACCGGAGCATCTTCGCCATGACCTCGATGGTTAGCACCGTACACCGCAATACCTGCGGCATTACAAGCTAAGGCAAAGCTTGCATAACGCTGGATATGCTCAGCCATGCCGTGACTCAGTACCATCACGTAACGGACTTCTTGCTCTGGTAACCAAGCAAACAATTTGATTTCTCGGCCATCGCTAGCCGTCAGCACAGAGTGCATCCCTATATCCTTATCAATAAATACCCGTTCAAGTTAATGACACATATACTCGCACGCTGGTCAGGCTTGTAAAGCAAAATTAAGCTGAAATGCTATTTCATCCTAGTGGCTATTATATTCACTAGCAGAAAAAAAAAGCCTTGTTTATCAATTGAGAAACAAGGCTTAAATCACTAACTAAAATGCGCAATATAACGCGCTTATTTTGACAGTAAGTCTTTTACTTCGTCGTGATTGATGTGACGAATATCTTTACCTTTAACAAAGTAAACAATGTATTCAGAGATATTCTGACAACGATCACCAACACGCTCTAGCGCACGCGCACACCAGAGTACATTTAGCACTTGTGGGATTGAACGTGGATCTTCCATCATATACGTCATTAATTCACGGATAATACTTTCGTATTCACGGTCAACTTTAGCGTCTTCTTGATACACTTTAAACGCTGCATCGACATCCATACGCGCAAACGCATCGAGTACATCATGCAACATTTTTACGGTATGGCGACCAAAGTTTTCCATACTCACTAGCGGTGGCGATTTTTTATTGCGGTTTTCAATCACAGTACGGGCAATACGGTCTGCGACATCACCAATACGCTCTAAATCAGTAATGGTTTTAATAATTGCCATTATCAAACGTAAATCACTTGCCGCTGGTTGGCGTTTAGCAATAATACGAGTGCAAGATTCATCAATCGCCACTTCCATTGAGTTGACGCTTTTATCGGTATCGATAATCTTGTTGGCAACATCGATATCTTGTGACGATAATACTTCGATTGCTGAATTTAATTGTTCTTCAACTAAACCACCCATGACCATTACCTGGTTACGAATGCTTTCTAACTCTGCATTAAATTGGCCAGAAATATGACGGCCTAATGTTAAATTATCCATTTTTTGTCCTTTACGTGTATTCACGCTAATTCTTGATTAAATCCACACTCTTTTATTACAATCAAAAAAGAGTCAAATTAACCGTATTTACCCGTAATATAATCTTCTGTCTGCTTTTTAGCGGGTGTGGTAAATAACGTATTTGTGTCTGAGTACTCAACAAGCTTGCCCATATACATAAATGCAGTATGGTCTGATACACGTGCGGCTTGTTGCATATTATGCGTGACGATAA comes from the Moritella sp. Urea-trap-13 genome and includes:
- the phoU gene encoding phosphate signaling complex protein PhoU, with protein sequence MDNLTLGRHISGQFNAELESIRNQVMVMGGLVEEQLNSAIEVLSSQDIDVANKIIDTDKSVNSMEVAIDESCTRIIAKRQPAASDLRLIMAIIKTITDLERIGDVADRIARTVIENRNKKSPPLVSMENFGRHTVKMLHDVLDAFARMDVDAAFKVYQEDAKVDREYESIIRELMTYMMEDPRSIPQVLNVLWCARALERVGDRCQNISEYIVYFVKGKDIRHINHDEVKDLLSK
- a CDS encoding alpha/beta fold hydrolase gives rise to the protein MHSVLTASDGREIKLFAWLPEQEVRYVMVLSHGMAEHIQRYASFALACNAAGIAVYGANHRGHGEDAPVLGHYADDNGWQKVISDLDVIVDDVTKRHAVPLVLFGHSMGSFIAQQYAILHGSKLSGLILSGSNYQNPILYKLASLISKIEKIRIGARSPSRFLDFISFGAFNSKFKPTRTAFDWLSRDPVQVDKYINDDYCGFPCSPQFWLDFMSGLITISQKSAIAKIPKQLPIYIFSGDKDPVGLQGKGVLALEQHIINNGCDNVQCKLYPDGRHEMLNESNANAVFNDVTDWVTSTIS
- the aceB gene encoding malate synthase A: MTANTQSHETGSLIFHGEINQEQQQILNPAAVALLTELVEKFAPQVDELLNQRVKKQARMDAGELPDFLPETAHIRDGDWQIQGIPAKLQDRRVEITGPVDRKMVINALNARVKVFMADFEDSFAPTWAGVLDGQVNLRDAVNGTIEYTNPANGKHYTLDEDPATLICRVRGLHLPEKHITFNGKIVPGCLVDFALFFSNNYEALLAKGAGPYFYVPKLQSHHESKWWSEVFSYAEDKVNLDRGTIKATLLIETIPAVFEMEEILYSMKEHIVALNCGRWDYIFSYIKTLRKHADRVLPDRHSVTMDKTFLSAYSRLLIKTCHKRGALAMGGMAAFIPAKTAEENDKVLTKVTADKTLEAQNGHDGTWVAHPGLADTAMGVMNEYIGEGNANQLQVSRADDAPVTAAELLQPCDGERTETGMRLNIRIGVRYLEAWISGNGCVPIYGLMEDAATAEISRASIWQWIQHGKTLSNGKVVTKELFCQLLQEELVVIRDEEIGVEAYENSRFAEASKLFEELTTSDHLAEFLTLPGYDFLD